Within Halobacterium jilantaiense, the genomic segment ACAGTACGCAGCTCAACCGCAACCAGAAGGAGATCAACTACAGTAGCGGAACCACCTACGAGACCGTGTCTGACGCCGAGAACAACACGCTGTACATCGCCGTCAGCACGGACAACCTCAACGTCACCCGTAACGGTGACAAGGTCACCGACAATCCGATTGACTTCGGTAACGACGTGTTCAACACGACCGTTACCCTGACCGAGAGTTCGGACCTCGTCGACGAGAACGTCTCGCAGTCCGCTGAATTCTCGGCAGAAGAGATCGACCACGGCCTCAATCAGGACACCTACAACCTGACGAACGCCGAGAACCAGACCATCACCGGCTACTCGAACGCCGCTGAGGGCACTGACTACAACATCCTCGTCGAGTCGACCAACACCGAGGGCGACGGCTTCATCGAGCCGACGAACCCGGCCACCGTCGACGCGGACGGCGAGCTTTCCGCTGAAATCGACCTCAGCGACGCTTCCGTTGGCGACGAGTTCGAGGTTGTACTCGAGGATCCGGACGCGGACACAGCCGACGATGCGTCGGGTACGATTGTCGAGGAAGCACCTACCCAGCCGACTGACTCGACCACGGACGAGCCGACTGACACGACCACGGACGAACCGACCGACACGACCACGGCCGAACCGACCGACACGACCACGGCCGAGTCGACGACCATGGAAGCCACTGACACCACCGAGGACACCGACTCCTCCGGCGGTGACATCCCCGGCTTCACGACTGGCATCGCGCTGGTCGCCATCCTCGGCGCTGCGCTGCTCGCTCTGCGCGAGTAACGCACGCTGAGTAACTCCGACTAACCTCGATTTTCTTTCGCGCGCCACGCTCGACAGCGACGGCGCTCGCGGCGATTGTGTGCGTCGAACCGCCGAGTAGTTGGGTGCCGTCCTGCTCGAAGCTCGCGTCTGGTAGCGTCCACACATCGGAGATGCTATCGATGGCGCGGTCCGCTGCAGCGAGTCGTCACCGAGCCGGATAGGCGACCCACATACCGCTGGGCTAGCAGACGCTGGTGAGCGCGACGAGCAACCACACCAGCGATACCAGCGTTGTGACGGGAGTGTCCTCACCCCCCAGATAGCACACACGCGCACCGCCGAACTGACGTACGAGTGATGCGGACGAACCGACGCGCCAGCAGGACCGTGGAGCAGCGTCACTCCGACCAGCTTCACTTTCACTCCGGTTGGGGTGGCTATTTGTGGGGCGGGGGACTCGTAACTGGTAATGGGCACAAGTCCGCCGAGTACTCCGCCTGCCGCTGAACGCCCCGCTACCGGGTCGTCGGACGACTCGCCTCCGGGCACCTGTCCGGAGTGTCGCGCAGCACTCAGAGCTTCGGACGTCCTCATCGAGTACGACGTCGACGGGCAGCGCGAGGCGTTCGCCGAGTGTCCCGCGTGCAGCGAGGTCGTGTCTCCGGTATGAATGCGTTGGCTCGCCTGAAACGAGCGTTCTCGGTGCAGTCGGAGACCACGACCGTCGTGGAGTGCCGGCACTGCGGCACGCCACTGCAGGCTGACGCCGAGTCCTGCCAGGAGTGTGGCTCGAGCGAGATAGCGCGGTACGAACTCTGATTGCGCCAGAGCCGAGGCGCGGACGACGCCTGACCAGCGATGAACAGTCATGTGCGTAGCGACGGAACCGGAAGCGACTCTGTAACTTTCTGCCGGCCGCCAGTGTTCGGACTCGATGGAGGTGGAGACACCGGACGCGTCGGGGGTCTGGGGCGCGCGGAGCGCGGCGGCCGCCGTGCTCCTCTCGACCGGCGTCGTCGCGCCGGGGGTCGTCCTGCCGGCGTACGCGAGGGCGGGTGCGACAGTCGTCCTCGCGTTCGGCGTCGCGCTGTCGACTCGGGCTCTCGCGTCCGCGCTGCTGGCGTTCGCCCGCCGGGAGCCGCCGAGGCCGCGTCCCGATGACGACCTGCCAAGCGTGAGCGTGGTGGTCACGGCGTACAACGAGGGCGGCGTGCTCGGGGCGACCGTCGAGGCGTGTCTCGCACTCGACTACCCCGCGGACGCCCTGGAAGTGGTCGTCGGCTACGAGGCGGCGTCGACGGACGGGACCGGGAGCGTCGCCCGGCGGCTCGCGGCCGACCACCGCCGCGTGGCCGCCGCCGAGCGTCCGGGCCCGCCGGGCGGGAAGGCCGCGGCGACGAATCACGCGCTGGACCACGCGACCGGCGACCTCGTGTTCGTGCTGGACGCCGACCAGCGCCCCGAGCCCGGTGCGCTCCGGCGTGCGGTTCGGTGGGTCCGGGACGACGACGTCTGGTGCGTGAAGGGGCGGTGCTTCGGAACGAACCCCCGGGAGTCGGTGCTGGCGCTCTGTGCGACCGTCGAGCGCGGCCTCGTCGAGCGCACGGAGTTCTACGTCCGCGACCTCGTCGGTGGCTTCGCGCTGTTCACGGGCGGGCAGGCGCTGTTCCGGACGGCGGCCCTCGAAGACCTCGGAGGCTTCGACGAGTCGCTGCTCATCGAGGACGTGGACATGGCGTACCGCATCCGGCGGGCCGGCGGCGAGATTCGAGTCGACCCCGGTGTCGTGACTCGGGAGACGAACCCCACGGGGCTGGCGGCGTGGTGGAGCCAGCGGCGGCGGTGGGCGCGCGGCGGGATGCAGGTCGCGCGCCGGCACATCGACCGGTCGCTGGCGTCGGGGCCGCCGCCGCTGCCCGCTCGCGCCGACTTCGCGGCGACGATGGCAGCCGTGGTCGCGCTCCCCCTCGTCGCGCTCGCAGCGCCGCTCGCGGCGGTCGCGCTGGCGGTTGCGCCCGGCCACTTCCCCGTCGACGGACCGGCAGCGTGGCTGTGGGCGTGGGTGGCGGTCGCCCCGGTGCTAGCGGCGTCGCTCCTGTTCGCGCTCGACGCGCGGGACGGCCGGCGACACGACCCCGTGGAGTCCGCGGCGGTGCTCTTGCTGTGGCCGTACGTCGGGCTGCAGGCGCTGGCGGTCGTCACTGCCTTCGTCGCGGAGTTCGTGCTGGACCGGGAGTCGGTGTACGTCACGAGCACGGCGTCGAGCGACGACTGACACCGGCAGTCTGCGGTGAACTGGAAAGTACGGTTTTGCAGTTGCCCGGTGAACGTTCGGACGCACATGGCTAGCAAGACGACCGGTACGAGGGCGAAGAGCACGGACTCGTCGCTGGAGCCGGAACTCCGGCGAATCGTGACGGAGGCCGTCGAGGAAGCCCACGACGAGGGCGTCGAACACGGGTCGTCCAGTCGAGGCGGGTCGGGACGCAGCAGTCTCCCGCTGCTGTTCGTCGCGGGCGCACTCGGCGTCGCGGCCGTCCTGCTGTGGCGGCGCTCGTCGCAGTCTGGCGACGGGGGCGGCGTCTCCGAGCACGTCCGTGAGACGGCCAAGGAGGCCGCCGAGCGAACCGACGAGGTGAGCGAAGCGGCCGCCGACCGCGTCGAGGAAGGCGGTGAGACGGTCGCCGAGCGCGCCGACGAAGTGA encodes:
- a CDS encoding DUF7837 family putative zinc-binding protein, which encodes MGTSPPSTPPAAERPATGSSDDSPPGTCPECRAALRASDVLIEYDVDGQREAFAECPACSEVVSPV
- a CDS encoding glycosyltransferase, yielding MEVETPDASGVWGARSAAAAVLLSTGVVAPGVVLPAYARAGATVVLAFGVALSTRALASALLAFARREPPRPRPDDDLPSVSVVVTAYNEGGVLGATVEACLALDYPADALEVVVGYEAASTDGTGSVARRLAADHRRVAAAERPGPPGGKAAATNHALDHATGDLVFVLDADQRPEPGALRRAVRWVRDDDVWCVKGRCFGTNPRESVLALCATVERGLVERTEFYVRDLVGGFALFTGGQALFRTAALEDLGGFDESLLIEDVDMAYRIRRAGGEIRVDPGVVTRETNPTGLAAWWSQRRRWARGGMQVARRHIDRSLASGPPPLPARADFAATMAAVVALPLVALAAPLAAVALAVAPGHFPVDGPAAWLWAWVAVAPVLAASLLFALDARDGRRHDPVESAAVLLLWPYVGLQALAVVTAFVAEFVLDRESVYVTSTASSDD
- a CDS encoding YtxH domain-containing protein: MASKTTGTRAKSTDSSLEPELRRIVTEAVEEAHDEGVEHGSSSRGGSGRSSLPLLFVAGALGVAAVLLWRRSSQSGDGGGVSEHVRETAKEAAERTDEVSEAAADRVEEGGETVAERADEVSEQAAQRVEEGGETVASEMDDAAESGEESSSAAGRQ